aatcaaatatccattcCTCACTGCTACCCTCTAATTTTTTCGCCATACATGCAATATGAGTATTTTCAATAGGTGCAAAATAATTAGAGCTAACATAGGAATTTTCTGAATTCTGGGGGTCTTTTTTCGGAATACTAACTCCTGGGGGACTAAACTGCAATTTATTAGGCTGGTGGGGTTTATGGCATAATAAAACAGAACCTTGGGGTCTTATTTGGGATTTTCCGGAATTGGGGGTTTTAATAGCAAAAGGGAGAATAGGGTTAGGATtaaaaaaccctaaccctttACCTATCGATCCGCCGCCCCTCCTCACTTCGGCTACCGCTGCTTCGCCGATGGTTCCTCCTCTGTTCTCCGGTCGGCCGTGAGCGTCGGTGGCCTCCTGGTTGCCCGCTCCGGCCGTAGGAAACAGACCCCCTCCGTTGTCGGTCATTCCGATGGCTAGTTTTGCCCTCGCCTTCTGATTCTCGTCCCACCATTCGGGAAATCCGACGAGAAGGAAGCATGTTTCCTTGGTATGCTTGTGCTTTCCACAATGTGTGCACCACAATTTCGATTTGTCCACCTTGAATGGCCGTCGATTTGGGGGGGCGGCTCCTGTCCCTGTTCGGTTTGACGGAGGTCCTCCTCGCTGTTGGCTCCGGGCCGCGAATCCCAGTCCGATCCCGTTGCCCGATGATGAGTTGGTGTCGTTGGTTGCGCCGGCTAACTCGGTGGAGGTTGCCGGCATCACCTTGAGCCGGGCGGTCTCCCTTTTGATCCAGCCATATGCGACCTCGGCTGAGGGCCACGGACGGTCTCTGAGGACTTCTCGTTTCATCTGGTCATACCTCGGATTGAGCCCGGTTAAGAACTTGAACAATTGTCGGGTTTCGACGTATTTTCGGAATTTTCCGATTCCTTTGTCACAACAAGTGACGGGTTGGTCTTGGCATCGATCCACATCGACCCACGTTCCATGTAAGTGCCGCCAATAAGTCTCGAGACTTTGTTCTCCTTGCTTAACGTTTTCTGCTTTCTCCTCCAGATCGAATAGTAAGAATGGATCCGACGTGCTCTCAAAGGTCACGGCGAGGCTCTTCCATAAGGCCTCTGCCGTTTGGTGATGGGCGAAATCGATGACGATATCGGTTTCGATATTGTCCAAAATCCACGAGAAAACGATTAGGTCCGTTTCCTCCCACTCCGTGTAACCGGCCGTTCCTCGTTCAGGCGGTGGCGGGTTGCCGTTGATGTGTCGGAGTACCCTCCTACTCCCAATCTGAATCTTCATGAGCCGCTCCCATATCGGGTAATTGGCTCCATTGAGCTTCACTGCTACGGTAACATTCTTACTCACCCTCAGTTTGTGATCGTCTGGGATGATTGGTTTATTTTCGGTTCCCTCTGCCATGACTTGATTTTTTTTGCCTTAGGTCGGGAAAGGTTATTTGGCTGTGATGATATATTTTCTGAGCCtttgctctgatgccatgttgaaATGGTTTATATCTCACTCAAAAGTTATGTATTTCCATTGATTTACAGCCTACTATATAGTAGAGAAATTATACAAATTAAGGTAAGATTTACCCTAGTTCATATTGCCTTATTACACGGTAATTACATTAATTCCATATCAATCTCCTTGATCCTTCCCTTTTgattgatcttctcttgatttctttccaacaatgACAAAATTCCAAAACGTAAATAATTTGAGGACCTTATTTATGACTACGTGGCATGAAAATTAGCTTGAACAATCTGGAAAACTCTGTGGCATAAAtgatgaagaaaagaaaaaacatgATTCTTCTCATCTTTTTCCACCACCTCCTAGAAACCGCCCCTTCCTTTTATAAATATTTCTTAGTTAATTCTCCCCCTTCAACTTCAACAACAATCACAGTTTGAAAAATCAAGAATTGATCAATCCTTCTCCAAGTTTGTGTTAACAATGGCATTAGCACGTTTAGCTCTCAAGAATTTGCAGCAAAGGGCATCATATTCTGCTTCTTTGTTGGCCAAAAATGTCACAGCCACCGCTCCCCCAGAGAAACAAAGATTGGCTTCTCAGTTTCTCCGGGGGCTCTCCTCCACTGCGGAGGAGAAGGCTGCCGGGGGCCATGAGGTGGCTGTGCAAGAGGGCGGCAAGAAGCCCAAGCTTTCTCCGAGGCAGAGGGGCCGGAGAGGCGGCAACTTGTGGAGGAGAGACGGCCGTGACTTCGTCCCTGCTCTTTGGGGTAAGAATGAACTTGGATTTCGACATGATGAAACACCATTGAAGTTAAAAACATGCAATTCTATATGAATTTGGATTAAGATATTGAGTTATAGGTAATACTGAACGTGCAGATATGTTTCCTTCGGGAGTGGGGAACGCGTTGGTCCAAGCAACGGAGAACATAAACAGGCTGTTGGAGAACATAGCTCCGCCACAAATGCTGGGGCGGGCGAGGGAGCACGAAGACAGCTACAAGCTTCAGTACCAGATGCCGGGGGTGGGGAAGGATGAGGTGAAGATAACAGTGGAGGATGGGGTTCTAAGCATACGAGGGGAGCACAAGGATCAGGAGGAGCACGACTCTGACGACAAGTCCTGGTCGTCGAGCAGCTATGGTTACTACAACACAAGCCTGATGCTGCCCGAAGATGCAAAGCTCGATGAAATCAAGGCGGAGATGAAGGATGGGGTGCTCAATATAGTCATACCTAAGGCTCAAAAGGCAAACAAGGATGTTAAGGAAGTTGAAGTTCGTTAAGTATTTGCTTTGGGATGAAACATGTGTGTCAAATAAGGATGTATACATACTACCTGATCTCTATCTATAATCTATCTAGCCAAGAGCTGAATTCTATCTCTTTCTGCAAATATGTTATTATCTTGCCGTGAAATCTAGCTCATTTTGCATAAAtgtcattaatttaaaaataagcaAGAATTCATGTAATGGAGACTATAAATTGATAGCAGCAACAAATTGTACTTGTAGCCTCCACAACACCATTGATTATGTTGCAAAATATAATTTGAGCTTAAAAATAAAGCAAGAAAAACGAttcttcatttttatataagCAATGATATTCATCAATGTGATCAGATGCAGCACAATGGTTCTTGTTGTTCAACAAAAGACCAAGAAACTGCTAAAATTCTGGTTTACAGAAAGAGGGAAGACATAATCGCAATCCACAATCGTGACAATCACCTGGGATTCAGTTTCTTAATCGTACATTCCTTCCTGCTCCCAAACCGCTACCAGAAAATCGACCATTTCCTGCCAGTTTAACAGTCGGAACAGTGAGATTATAGGAGCGGCATGCTGTAATTATTTGGGATGCAGGGAAAGAAACTTACACCAAGCGGGACAGGTTTGTCAAATGGCTTGTTATTGCTGAGCAAACTGTCGTAGGTTGCATTCCAACTGCAAGATCGTGGTTTTTTTCTGGAACAAGTTCaacaataaaaattatataaagatGGTGTAATCAGGCCCAGCCAGGTATGAGCCAGGCAGGGTCTAATTTGGTCTCTCCCAGGATTTTCTGGGCCTCTAGTTTCAAGGCCCAGTCCATATTTTACCGGGTCGACCAAACTGTGGTCCAGCATACTAAGCACCAACAACAACACATGGTGAGTCATAGGAAGCAATAGAAATGATCCTAATAAGGAACTCTTGGGGTGTCTAAGTGATATGATAGCTATATATGTGCTTATCTGCTATTCGCtatgatggattgatgtgattTTGGACTTTGTTTGATAATCTAATCCTTCAGATGCTCAAACATACATTTTATCAATCTAATCTTATCACACAAAGTAAATGCATCTTTATTCCATTAGCCATGAATATGAAGATCATGTATAAGGTGCTAACTcataatttattcaatttatagGTTATTTGATTACTCCATGCTTGGTCTCATTACCTCCTCTAAAACAAACAGTAACAATGCAGCTATAGGAAATCATCGCACCTTAACTTGGGCTCTCGAAGCTGTTGTGCCTGACTGTCGGGCCTTTTATCCAAGGCCCATTTCTGTCTATTCTGGTTCCAGAGAATTAGACCTGCAGCCGGAGCTTCTCCACATAAGATTAACTTATCCAAAATCCACAAAGCGTAGAGAATAGACAAAATCTATGAATTGGAAGGAGAATATTCTGCCTTTTTAAGAAACAGAGAACACTCAACCAGTGCAGAAAATGGGTTAGAACAACACAACAATGGGCAAGTAGCTAGAAACATATAGAAAACGAAAAGTGTTCACACTCGCAAGCGagcacacaaacacacataccAACAAGACCGTAATTTAACATGGAATCAGAAGGCATGCTTACCATGGTTTACAAATTCAGAAGGCGTGCTCGAGCATCCGGCGCCATGAGCATCATAAACCTGAGTAAGTGTGCTGGTAGACGAGATGCTTCCACAAGACTGCAAAGCAGTATTTTCCATATTACAATTGCTGGTGGTCCAAAAATCTTCCGATAGAGTAGTTTTTGTATTTTCCCAATCGTGATTATTCATCCCTTTGAATTCATCAAGTGAGGAATTCAGTTTGGGCCTGACATGACTCCCCAGACAACCACTGCTCTGTTTCAATTGTAATAAATCAATCATACTCCTATCATACAGTTCAAATGCcataatagtactccataaaactAACACATATTAACAACTGATTCATGAAATATCCAAATCCATTGCAACGACGTTGAGACTCAGCCATCCTACAGCTTCAATAATAGGTGAATATCATATAACACTGCCTTGAAATAGTTGCTTCATTCAACTACCACAACCTTTGCACACAATTGTGACCCTATTTCATAAAGGCATAAACTCCTATGCATCCGGATTTTAGGTGCACACTTTCCAATTAGGGTTCATCAATCCCTAATCAGGGTTTAACAATCATCAATTAGAGTTCAATTAGGGAAGTGTCCGTACATCTGGATGCACCAGATCAGCTCAAACATATAAGCACAAACATCTGTTTGCAATAAAATCAAGGTAGCCACATCTATCATCAAGCTTCAATCTCTCACACCAATTCAACTAATAGTACCACCTACAATCATTCAAAAGAAATCATATGGCATGAAACATTTAAGAATTATTGCTATTTCCAAGCTGAAAAGcaacaaaaaattgaaacagCTAGTTCACATATGCcaaataaaaacaaaccatAACAATTAACACCTTATCCACATAGTCCAAAAAAGCTAAATCAAAGTTATTCCACAATAAACACAAACCTTGcaagaaaaaataagagaatatGGATACTTACCCCATGCAAGCAATAATATGCAAAACCCAAGCTGCAATTGATCCGATTCGTAAAAGGGACCCCAGCATTAGCATCGACGGCACAAATTTTCCACAAACCCCTGAAATTACACTGAATTCATGAACTTATACAGTGCATAAATTGCAAATGGGAAAGAAGTTCACCCCCAACTTGGATGAGATTTACCTATAAAGAGAGGTTTCAGTGAAGATGGGATTAAAATAAGAGCTTCTTTTACTTTTCTTATTGTATTGAATTTGCAACTGCAGTCGAAAAGCAAATGTGGCTGCTGAATTAATAATTGTTAGTAATTATGTAAGTACTCGTAGCAATTGAGTAATTAAATCTTAATTACTTCATTAAAAAGTAAAACTCTGGATTTTTCTTCATAGGCAATgtattatcttaatttttgcatattttgttgCTAATAAATCACATTGTGTAAGGACCATACTACCCCTCTTTGTGCTTCATTGTTTTTACGTTTTTGGTGGATTTGAAATGAATGGATATAATACAccagatttttttattttttttattttttattttggatatAATACACCAGATTCATTCATTGGTAATTCCATGTTGCCCCACACGcctatgaaattattttttatactctTCTAAACAATATTATGAAATAGTACAAAATAAAACGATTAGATGTTGTAAATATAATAGTAGTAGGTATATAAGTTATGAAGGAATATGTTAGAAGTAAATATAAAAGAGATAAAGAGCCCAACCATAGAATAATAAGCTCTATAGTATAAGGATCACCTGGAAAagatacaaataaaatatagtatttaATTGGATACGAGTATCTTATGGAGCAAAATTTTGGACTATGAGCTTCTTTCTTTATTGAGAAGATGTGTAGAACTGATTCCAAGCAATGACACACATGAAATCCATAGACCAACAAACTATTTTGTGAATCGTCAAAATCATgtctaattttttaaattttattttgtgcaaTCAAGTATACGTGAAGTTTATGCTAAGATTGTTAATATTATCTATAATGTGCATAATAATCATTGTAAGACATGAAAAACAATATCACTGCATATAATTTACACTTTCTAAAGTGCACCACATTGTAGTCTATGCTATTACAGAATTTCTGTCTCATGCAATTTTTTTGCCAACTCATTACATACCAAAGCAATTTTAAATATGCATTCTGCAGCTCAAACTATATTTTTTGAGGTACCTAAGTTTAATCTTGATTGAGAGGGTGTGACTGCCGAATGTAAAATTATTGGGGTTATGATTCAATTTCATTGCTTCTGCGGAGTTCTGCCTTTTTGGTTGGGCCCAGCCCATTATGTGTAACGAGTAGTACTGTAGTACTCCTATTTGGATGACTTGTTTCAAATTCgtatcaaaattgaaaatttacattatttaatttagtataaatcacattaacaaatgaaattatttaatttaatataataggACGGTGTTTTACTGCCTACAATGTGAGAATGTTTTAATTAACGTCATATAGTTTTACGTAAGTAAGTCATCAAATTTTTTTTGGCCGGTGTCAGAATTTTGATTGGTTGCCGAACCAGAATATATTAATAGTTTCATAATTTAAACATATTTAAAGCTGATCTACATACCAGAATTTAACGTAATTTTATAAAGTTACAAAcaaattattctttttaatatttagcTGAAAATAAAAGTAGTGGCTTTTTGGGCTATTAGGATTTCTTCAAAGCGGCATTTTGGTGGAATGGCGTATTCACATTACCCAACCCAGACATGAAGTAATAAATATTCATGCATATTTCTTATTATaagtaaattatttaaaaatatatttaaggCCGGTCATAATGAATATACCACTTTAGAGTTGGACAATATTAAAAAGTTAGTTCTCAACCCGTCGtattatattcaaaataattactccattacggaaattttgatgtAATGATATTCTTTTATTCTTGGGAAGAAAAAAATTACCTTAGAACTGTCCAAACTATAGGGTAATGGAGTTTATTTTGGTAAGAGTTATAGTATATGCTAAATTTCAAGTTTGAAAATTTGTGACAATAATTTTGTTATGTTTCATTAGATATAGATTTATGCACaataatatacataaaatataaaagatttgataaaaaaaatcaaatttttaggTTGGTAAGCCACCACtccaaatatttaaataaataaataataataataaaaaaacagaaattggGAGTAAATTAAGTCTCTGTAAATGGACTTGAGTTATCACTCTTGTGAGTATTAAATATACTAATTTGTTTCAATTACGGAGTGAATTAACACCAGCTGTCCATCGAAGCAGTACAAGTGTACAACTGCACAGCAAAGCATCAATTTGATTGATCCAAACAATACCACATTTACGCGCAATTATGTAAACAAAATGCAGCCAACTGTACTAACCCCACCGCAGACTGCAATTTATTAGCTAATTATTTATCTTAATTGTTGAACTCTATCCGTTTAGGGGGTCCGATGTGTTACTGTTTTGGGCCCGGCCTCTTCTTTATGTAGGAATTAAAagctaataatttaatttaattatttgaacatGATTAAAGCTTAATAGTTGAAACCCCCTTTTTTACTAATTCAGCTCCATATACATGAAGACATATTTTTCCTCTTTTTCATTTCATAGGATTTAAACTTTTTTTGTGCTTGAGTTCGGATCTTGCTAGTAAAATAATTCAAGGTTAAGAATTTTAGTTCGAATTATTAGGTTAAACATTTTACTTTACTTTGGCTTTAAAAAGGAGAAACCATTTCCATCAATTCGCCAAATAATGTATAAAATTGGCGTCATTTGAACAATAAAACAACATCGGTACGTTTCCATTTATGCCCAGTACTCCATGGGACCAAATTAATACAGTAATACCATAAGTTTGATATTAAAATGCTTGGCATATGTCACATGTCAAATAAGttgagtttttatttattttttaatttggatgTGGATAGCtcgtgatgaatccgcgaatttctgatgttagtgaatgcaggaaaatacagatcacgacacagagaatttacgtggttcgatttactgaggtaaatctacgtccacgggaagaaaagagggcagagttgtattgcttgatctgttttctacagcttacaaatacaaacttgctgtttgatattttatctctagagagcgagagagagagtccCCCTAATCTAtttgatctaagttctatttatacattgaactaagatcgtggcttgcatcaccactcatgatggttgtggatgtcgtggaggtcatgcgatcctgcatgggcccactatactgcatgagttaatgactgcttgacaccactaaatagatcgtgggtgtagtggagatcgtggaggttctgacatgagttgactatctcccagttcggtcaaatactgagaccgaactgctgaactattgccgagcagcttttgccggtctgagagtagagcttgattggtcggcttttaccgagctgtaggctggggccgaactctttggtaatgccgatctgatactcttccttgggctttgggctgatgggccgtcactgctgttgggcttgtttagtccgtactccatcactacccccccgaaaagcgaagtgaattacttcggcgaagcgagtcacttcggcattctggataaaggtacggggtaagttgatgtttgtctttgatctgatgaaataaacatctttgaccggactcgtctttggtctgatgaaataaacatctttgaccggactcgtctttggtcggatgaaataaacatctttgaccggactcgtcttaggtctgatgaaataaacatctttgaccggactcgtctttggtcggatgaaataaacatctttgaccggactcgtctttggtcggatgaaataaacatctttgaccggactcgtcttttgtctgatgaaataaacatctttgaccggactcgtctttggtctgatgaaataaacatctttgaccggactcgtctttggtctgatgaaataaacatctttgaccggactcgtcttaggtctgatgaaataaacatctttgaccggactcgtctttggtctgatgaaataaacatctttgaccggactcgtcttaggtctgatgaaataaacatctttgaccgggctcgtctttggtctgatgaaataaacatctttgaccggactcgtctttggtctgatgaaataaacatctttgacggACTCGTCTtaggtctgatgaaataaacatctttgaccggactcgtctttggtctgatgaaataaacatctttgaccggactcgtcttaggtctgatgaaataaacatctttgaccggactcgtctttggtctgatgaaataaacatctttgaccggactcgtcttaagtctgatgaaataaacatctttgaccggactcgtctttggtctgatgaaataaacatctttgaccggactcgtcttaggtctgatgaaataaacatctttgaccggactcgtctttggtctgatgaaataaacatctttgaccggactcgtcttaggtctgatgaaataaacatctttgaccggactcgtcttaggtctgatgaaataaacatctttgaccgggctcgtctttggtctgatgaaataaacatctttgaccggactcgtctttggtctgatgaaataaacatctttgaccggactcgtcttaggtctgatgaaataaacatctttgaccggactcgtctttggtctgatgaaataaacatctttgaccggactcgtcttaggtctgatgaaataaacatctttgaccggactcgtctttggtctgatgaaataaacatctttgaccggactcgtcttaggtctgatgaaataaacatctttgaccggactcgtctttggtctgatgaaataaacatctttgaccggactcgtcttaggtctgatgaaataaacatctttgaccggactcgtctttggtctgatgaaataaacatctttgaccggactcgtctttggtctgatgaaataaacatctttgaccggactcgtctttggtctgatgaaataaacatctttgaccggactcgtcttaggtctgatgaaataaacatctttgaccggactcgtctttggtctgatgaaataaacatctttgaccggactcgtcttgggtctgatgaaataaacatctttgaccggactcgtctttggtcggatgaaataaacatctttgaccggactcgtctttggtctgatgaaataaacatctttgaccggactcgtcttgtgtcctaatttggcgagttttatcgctcggatcggactttccgttgtcctaatttggggatcggactttcccttgtcctaattcaggcaagttttatcgcgagaatcggactttcgttgcagttcgtttcagacgaagtgcttgattctcaagccgaattgcggtcttgtatcctctttagaagctttgactcacaatcgttggcttattgcagctcgtttcagacgaactgcttgtttaagctgaattgtggccttgtatcttctttagaagctttgactcacaatcgttagcttgcagctcgtttcggacgaactgcttgtttaagctgaattgtggtcttgtatcttctttagaagctttgacttcacaatcgttggcttattgcagttcgtttcagacgaactgacatctcttcggtacggaggagatggagttctcctgtggttccggtaccgaggaggaacaggaacatgtcggggttgaggattcttctttccggaagacacggcactactgcggtagtgactttcatgtcaggaggaggaaggagaatccacccttttcgtcttcggctcttggctcttttgcaggaaggctaagaactcatcctgcttctcagccaagaacagcttgacagcctcattcaaatcaggctgctgggaagactcggtgtgtggaccttttgagcggcttgttccttctccgtgagaactggaagtagatttttcacgaggctgctttccaggcctatgggctgctggattagcttcctcatggttatcacggacggaggcacgggtgttatgtgatctggtatgcatttttttggtagaagaggatcaaaaactcgctttatcacaaatttggttctctgtttcccacagacggcgccagtgatgaatccgcgaatttctgatgttagtgaatgcaggaaaatacagatcacgacacagagaatttacgtggttcgatttactgaggtaaatctacgtccacgggaagaaaagagggcagagttgtattgcttgatctgttttctacagcttacaaatacaaacttgctgtttgatattttatctctagagagcgagagagagagtccCCCTAATCTAtttgatctaagttctatttatacattgaactaagatcgtggcttgcatcaccactcatgatggttgtggatgtcgtggaggtcatgcgatcctgcatgggcccactatactgcatgagttaatgactgcttgacaccactaaatagatcgtgggtgtagtggagatcgtggaggttctgacatgagttgactatctcccagttcggtcaaatactgagaccgaactgctgaactattgccgagcagcttttgccggtctgagagtagagcttgattggtcggcttttaccgagctgtaggctggggccgaactctttggtaatgccgatctgatactcttccttgggctttgggctgatgggccgtcactgctgttgggcttgtttagtccgtactccatcagcTCGCAATTGCTATTGATACTCCTATGTAAGAGATCAGTCACATTttgcaaataaaatactcctacAACATTAATTTTACCTAAAAAGGTTTAGCGATGTTCAAACTCAATACACGTGGGATATAGATACAAGTGCTATACTATTCTTAATTACATGTCTTTTTATCATCTCTATTTTTGTAagataaaaatcataaaatataaaataactcAAAGAAAGGACTCAAATCACTAAATGTGTGTAAACATTTCGAGAAATGTAAAGTCTACCTACTTTCAAAGAATCATCTTTTTAAGAAAAGCAATTATAAAGAGTGTTTGAAAATTTAAGataaattcacattttcaaatTGATCAGATAATTGTGTACGTAATAGCTTTGGAAGAAAACTTTCACCATAGTTGTCAATATATGTGCTCGACAGTTGTTAGAATAAATATTTGTCACGCCAGTAATAATCTATAAACTCATATGTAGGGCTTTTAATGTATAACAAATGAGTCTATACTTCATTAGACCaatgtgatggggtacgaactaaacaagcccaacagcagtgacggcccatcagcccaaagcccaaggaagagtatgagttcggcattaccaaagagttcggaggagttcggcattaccaaagagttcggcctcagcctacagctcggtaaaagccaaccaatcaagctctgctctcaggtcggcatcaagctctactctcagatcggcaaccaaagcagttcggtctcagtattcgaccgaacaaggagttagtggacccatgcaggatttccacaacttccaacacatccactaccacgtggcgtcaactcaggccacgatcttaggccatgacctacacgacctccacgacctagagtgatgatgtaagccacgatcttagttcaatgtataaatagaacttagatctgatagaaaagggttagaatctctctagagaaagaatcatatagcaagtctgtgttgtaagctgtaattcgcagatcaagcaatacaaacctgcccccatttctccccgtggacgtagatttacctcagtaaatcgaaccacgtaaaattctctgtgtcgtaatttatttttacgagcatttatcatcatcaaaaattcgcggaatcatcactggcgccgtctgtgggaaacagagaacaaaatttgtgataaagcgaatttttgatccattttttccacccaaaaaatgcataccagatcgcagagtacccgtattcctgcccgtgagaaccaggaggaagccaatccatcccataggtcggggaaaacagcctagggataaatccaccaccagttctcatggtggaggaacaagccgctccaaaagccgtcacaccgagtcttcccag
This portion of the Salvia splendens isolate huo1 chromosome 10, SspV2, whole genome shotgun sequence genome encodes:
- the LOC121750075 gene encoding 26.5 kDa heat shock protein, mitochondrial-like — protein: MALARLALKNLQQRASYSASLLAKNVTATAPPEKQRLASQFLRGLSSTAEEKAAGGHEVAVQEGGKKPKLSPRQRGRRGGNLWRRDGRDFVPALWDMFPSGVGNALVQATENINRLLENIAPPQMLGRAREHEDSYKLQYQMPGVGKDEVKITVEDGVLSIRGEHKDQEEHDSDDKSWSSSSYGYYNTSLMLPEDAKLDEIKAEMKDGVLNIVIPKAQKANKDVKEVEVR
- the LOC121750078 gene encoding uncharacterized protein LOC121750078 isoform X1, which encodes MLMLGSLLRIGSIAAWVLHIIACMGGCLGSHVRPKLNSSLDEFKGMNNHDWENTKTTLSEDFWTTSNCNMENTALQSCGSISSTSTLTQVYDAHGAGCSSTPSEFVNHGLILWNQNRQKWALDKRPDSQAQQLREPKLRKKPRSCSWNATYDSLLSNNKPFDKPVPLGEMVDFLVAVWEQEGMYD
- the LOC121750078 gene encoding uncharacterized protein LOC121750078 isoform X2; this encodes MNNHDWENTKTTLSEDFWTTSNCNMENTALQSCGSISSTSTLTQVYDAHGAGCSSTPSEFVNHGLILWNQNRQKWALDKRPDSQAQQLREPKLRKKPRSCSWNATYDSLLSNNKPFDKPVPLGEMVDFLVAVWEQEGMYD